The genomic stretch AGCCATTTTTACCCGTAATTAAAACAATTAAGGGAATACAACACATACAGGTTTTTGCCACCAAACCCGGAATGATTAAAACGGATGAATACATTCAGGGGATTGTTTTTAAGGGAGTGGCAAGCGAATACAATTGGGATTTTTTTGAAAAGCATTTAGTACAGGGTTTATTGCCTGCTTTAAACGATAGCTCCCGTTCGGATCAAATCTTACTTTCGGAACAGGTTTCAAAACTTTTAAACCTTAAATTGAACGACAAGGCCGTTTTCTATTTTATAAACGAAAAGGAAGTTATTCCGCGTATGCTTCAGCTAACTGTGAGTGGAATTTACCGAACCGGTTTTGAAGAATTCGACAAACGGTTTATTGTTGGCGACATAAAACAAGTTCAACGATTAAACAACTGGCGTGCCGATCAGGTTACAGGTTTCGAAATTTCGGTAAGTGACTTTTTTGAAATTGAAACCATTGAGCAGGAAATACGAAATACCGTTATCAGCTTTCGCGAAGAAAACAGTGAAATTCTTCGTACCCAAAACATTACACGGCAATACCCGCAGATTTTTGACTGGCTTGCCATTTTAGATATGAACGTTTGGATTATTCTGATACTAATGGTATTGGTGGCCGGTTTTAATATGGTATCGGGATTATTGGTACTTATTCTTGAACGAAGCACAATGATTGGGGTATTAAAAGCCATGGGAAGTCCAAACTGGAGCATCCGAAAAGTATTTGTTTATTTATCCGTTTTTCTGACTGCACGTGGAATGTTATGGGGAAACGCCATTGGACTCGTTGTAATTTTTATTCAGAAGGCATTTCATATTCTTAAACTCGATCCGAGCTCGTATTATGTTGAATTTGTTCCGATGAATTTTTCATTCTTCCATTTGCTACTCCTTAACCTGGGAACCATTGCAATTACTTCGGTAATATTAATTATTCCGAGTTATTTTGTGAGCAAAATGTCGCCCGAAAAAACAATCAGATTTGACTAGTAGTTATCTAAAATGTGGTTCAATCTGTTTCAACAAATTAATATACTCTATTTCTGCTTTTCCTGTCCCGCTGCTAATTGTTACCCAAATTAAGCTTCTCAGCTTATCCGCACAAAACGAGAT from uncultured Draconibacterium sp. encodes the following:
- a CDS encoding FtsX-like permease family protein, which translates into the protein MNIELFISRRLFFDKANKKLLSQRIIRIALAGIALGLAVMIISVAVVTGFKSEIRNKVIGFGSHIQVVNYDSNNSYETQAISENQPFLPVIKTIKGIQHIQVFATKPGMIKTDEYIQGIVFKGVASEYNWDFFEKHLVQGLLPALNDSSRSDQILLSEQVSKLLNLKLNDKAVFYFINEKEVIPRMLQLTVSGIYRTGFEEFDKRFIVGDIKQVQRLNNWRADQVTGFEISVSDFFEIETIEQEIRNTVISFREENSEILRTQNITRQYPQIFDWLAILDMNVWIILILMVLVAGFNMVSGLLVLILERSTMIGVLKAMGSPNWSIRKVFVYLSVFLTARGMLWGNAIGLVVIFIQKAFHILKLDPSSYYVEFVPMNFSFFHLLLLNLGTIAITSVILIIPSYFVSKMSPEKTIRFD